GGGCAGGGGGCGGATCCAGGTGTTGAATTGCTGTTCTGGCATCTCCGCCGCGAGTCGCTCACAGCAGCGTTGCCAAAGATCGAAGCTCATGTATTGTGGAAAACTCTTTTCTGGAGCGGCGCGATTCTACCCTCCAGACGACAGTTGCACGCAAGTTATCCACAAGGCTGTTCACTGTGTGAACCCCTGCACGTCACTGAGCCTTGCCGCCTAAGTCGTTGACCGCAAAGGGTGATTTTGCTGTAATAGAGGGTTTCCCGAATTCGGGGTTTCGTGTTGTCCGGCCACAGGCGTGTTGCGGGTGTTGCATGTAGCGATGCGCGCAGCGATGTTTGCGGTTTTCGGATGCTCAGGCCGGGTTCGGAAACCCCGAGCCCGCCAACAGCGGGCTTCAGTTTGAGCTTCCCGGGCGGCATGCGAAGTCCGGGGGACTTGCTTTCAAGCCCTGACGGGCCTGCTTACTTGCCCTGACCACTCCTTGCCGAGTGCGGCCGGGCGCACGAGGAATCGAGAACATGAAACGCACCTACCAACCCTCTAAGGTTCGCCGCGCCCGTACCCACGGTTTCCTGGTCCGCATGAAGACGCGCGGTGGCCGCAAGGTCATCAACGCTCGCCGTGCCAAGGGCCGCAAGCGCCTGGCCGTCTAAGGCCGTCGGGCCGGGCGACGTCACGCAGGGCGCCTACTCGTGCTGCCGCGCGGCGAGCCCATGAGCCGAGCAGCCGCCATCCGGCGGCTCAAGCAAAAAGCCGACTTCGAGCGGGCGCTGTCTGCCGGTTCGCCGGCGGTGGTGGCCCGGGGCACCCACTTCGTGGTGCACTTCGTGCCGGCCGCGGGCAGCTTCGATCCGCAGCCCGTTCACGGTGAGTTGTCAACAGGCGAGGTGCCCGATGTATCGCAGCCTGTGGATGTCTTGCCGCTCACCGGCCCGGCGCAGGTCGGCACCGTGCTGCCCAAGCGCTGGGCGCGTCGCTCGGTCACCCGCACCTTGCTGAAGCGCCAGGTGTTCGCTGCCTTCGAACGCCATCTGCCATCCATGCCCCCGGGGGTCTGGGTGGTGCGCCTGCGTGCGGCTTTCGATCGCAAGCAGTTCCCCAGCGCCGCTTCCGAGGCGCTGCGAGACGCCGCGCGCGCCGAGCTCGACAGCCTGCTGCGGCAGGCCGGGCCGCGCGCTGCCCGCCGCCCTCCGTCCAAGGTCGCTGCGGCGCCGGCTTGAGCCGGCGCCTGCCATCCCCATCTGCAAGGCCCGGCGATGATGAAGCGACTGCTCCTTCTTCTGGTGCGAGGCTACCGCCTGCTGCTCAGCCCCTGGCTGGGGGCAGGCTGCCGCTTTTATCCCACCTGTTCCGCGTATGCGCTCGAGGCGCTGGAGCGGCACGGGGCGGCGGCCGGTGCCTACCTGACGGCGCGGCGCATCGGCCGTTGCCATCCCTGGTGCGAGGGCGGTCCCGATCCGGTGCCTGATACCGCGCCGCGACTGTTTTCCCGTTTTGTGGCGCCTGCGGCTGCCGCCGGTGCCACGGCCACTTCTAACAGCGAGTCGTCTCCATGACCGATATGCGACGCACCATCCTCTGGGTGGTGTTCACGATGTCCCTCGTCCTGCTATGGGACGGTTGGAACAAGCACAACGGCCGCCCGTCGATGTTCGCGCCTCCGCCGCCGGTGACTGCATCGGCGCCGCCGGGGGCGGGGTCGGCCGGGGCAGGCACGCTGCCCGCGCCGGCAGCAGCCGGCACGGCTGCCGCCGGGGCTGCGGTGGCCGGGCAGGCGCCGGCAGCTCAGGCGGTGGCCGAGAAGCTGACCATCACGACCGACGTGTTCCGCGCCGAGATCGACACCCAGGGTGGCACCGTGAGCAAGGTGCAACTGCTGCGCTTCCAGGACCAGAACGATCCCAAGCAGCCGGTCACGCTGCTGGACCAGTCGGCCGGGCGCACCTATCTGGCGCAGAGCGGGCTGATCAACAAGCAGAACGCCGGCGAGGCATTCCCGAACCATTTCACGGTGATGCAGGCGCTGACCAGCGAACGCACCCTGGCAGACGGGCAGAACCAGCTGACGCTCGCGCTGCAGTCGCCGGTGGTCAACGGTGTGCAGTACCGCAAGACCTATGTGTTCACCCGCGGCAGCTATGCGATCGGCGTCCGCCACGAGGTGGTCAACTCCGGCGCGCAGGCGCGCGAGCCCCAGCTCTACCTGCAGCTGCTGCGCGACGGCACGCCGCCCCCCGGGGAGTCGAGCTTCTACTCGACCTTCACCGGCCCGGCCGCCTACAGCGAGGCCACCAAGTTCAAGAAGGTCGAGTTCAAGGACATCGCCAAGGGTGACGCCACGCTGCCGCCGGCCGGCGACGATGGCTGGGTGGCCATGGTGCAGCACTATTTCACGTCGGCCTGGCTGAACACCAAGGCCCAGCCGCGCGAATTCCGGGCGGCCAAGCTGTCCGACAACTTGTACACCATCGCCATGGTGCAGCCGCTGTCGGCCATCGCGCCCGGTGCCTCGCAGGCGGTGGATACCACGCTGTATATCGGCCCGCAGGAGGAAAAGCGCCTGGAGCAACTGGCACCCGGCCTCGAGCTGGTGAAGGACTACGGCCACCTGACCATCCTGTCCAAGCCGCTGTTCTGGCTGCTCGACCAGCTGCACACGCTGATCGGCAACTGGGGCTGGGCGATCGTCGCGCTGGTGGTGCTGCTGAAGGTGGCTTTCTA
This genomic stretch from Eleftheria terrae harbors:
- a CDS encoding ribonuclease P protein component, with amino-acid sequence MSRAAAIRRLKQKADFERALSAGSPAVVARGTHFVVHFVPAAGSFDPQPVHGELSTGEVPDVSQPVDVLPLTGPAQVGTVLPKRWARRSVTRTLLKRQVFAAFERHLPSMPPGVWVVRLRAAFDRKQFPSAASEALRDAARAELDSLLRQAGPRAARRPPSKVAAAPA
- the yidC gene encoding membrane protein insertase YidC codes for the protein MTDMRRTILWVVFTMSLVLLWDGWNKHNGRPSMFAPPPPVTASAPPGAGSAGAGTLPAPAAAGTAAAGAAVAGQAPAAQAVAEKLTITTDVFRAEIDTQGGTVSKVQLLRFQDQNDPKQPVTLLDQSAGRTYLAQSGLINKQNAGEAFPNHFTVMQALTSERTLADGQNQLTLALQSPVVNGVQYRKTYVFTRGSYAIGVRHEVVNSGAQAREPQLYLQLLRDGTPPPGESSFYSTFTGPAAYSEATKFKKVEFKDIAKGDATLPPAGDDGWVAMVQHYFTSAWLNTKAQPREFRAAKLSDNLYTIAMVQPLSAIAPGASQAVDTTLYIGPQEEKRLEQLAPGLELVKDYGHLTILSKPLFWLLDQLHTLIGNWGWAIVALVVLLKVAFYWLNAKAYQSMARMKVVAPRINELRERYKDKPQQLQQEMLRIYREEKVNPMGGCLPIAIQIPVFIALYSVLLSSVEMRNAPWVLWITDLSVRDPYFVLPLLMTASTLLQTWLNPTPPDPMQARMMWIMPLVFSVMFFFFPAGLVLYWLTNNILSIAQQWFINRRLGVNK
- the rpmH gene encoding 50S ribosomal protein L34, yielding MKRTYQPSKVRRARTHGFLVRMKTRGGRKVINARRAKGRKRLAV
- the yidD gene encoding membrane protein insertion efficiency factor YidD, producing MMKRLLLLLVRGYRLLLSPWLGAGCRFYPTCSAYALEALERHGAAAGAYLTARRIGRCHPWCEGGPDPVPDTAPRLFSRFVAPAAAAGATATSNSESSP